One window of Saccharopolyspora phatthalungensis genomic DNA carries:
- a CDS encoding GntR family transcriptional regulator, which yields MLETSVAGGAESPGRAQREPKYWGLKQHLLDMLRSLPAGAPIPTERSLAAEFDVSRTTVRQALAELTVEGRLLRVQGKGTFAAKPKVAQRLQLSSYTEDMRAQGRQPTSRLLEVVEEPAAEELAGLLATKPSATVLRLRRLRLADGEPMAIETTHLPLTRFRGLTGRLESGGSLYQVLREHFDVELGHAEETIETALASPEEAELLGSDVGLPMLLLSRHSFDTEGRPVEWVRSIYRGDRYKFVARLNPPG from the coding sequence ATGCTCGAAACGTCCGTGGCTGGCGGGGCGGAATCGCCCGGACGCGCACAACGTGAACCGAAGTACTGGGGGCTCAAGCAGCACCTCTTGGACATGCTCCGCTCGTTGCCTGCGGGTGCGCCGATTCCTACCGAGCGCTCGCTGGCCGCCGAGTTCGACGTCTCGCGCACGACGGTGCGCCAGGCTTTGGCCGAACTGACCGTGGAAGGCCGGCTGTTGCGGGTGCAGGGCAAGGGCACCTTCGCGGCCAAGCCGAAAGTCGCCCAGCGATTGCAGTTGAGCAGCTACACCGAAGACATGCGCGCCCAGGGGCGTCAGCCGACCTCGCGACTGCTTGAGGTTGTGGAGGAACCGGCCGCGGAGGAACTGGCTGGGCTGCTGGCGACCAAGCCGAGCGCGACCGTGTTGCGGTTGCGCCGGTTGCGGCTCGCCGACGGCGAGCCGATGGCCATCGAGACCACCCACCTGCCGCTGACCCGGTTCCGCGGGCTGACCGGTCGGCTGGAATCCGGGGGCTCGCTCTACCAGGTGCTCCGCGAGCACTTCGACGTCGAGTTGGGCCACGCCGAGGAGACCATCGAGACGGCGCTGGCCAGTCCGGAGGAAGCGGAACTGCTCGGCTCCGATGTCGGCCTGCCGATGCTGTTGCTGTCCCGCCACTCGTTCGACACCGAGGGCCGCCCGGTGGAGTGGGTGCGCTCGATCTACCGCGGCGACCGCTACAAGTTCGTCGCGCGGCTCAACCCGCCGGGCTGA
- a CDS encoding FUSC family protein, whose translation MAKSVWTRVRGRLTTEAGAPDPRQRQYALLVLAAVVVGTAIGWSFELQTPALIAGLTAVLALIATGGQSLRSDLHRFAWFTPALVLAMTVGPLLMNTPVLAGLAVAVVVFGSGMLPTLGEHYRIGGQTFAAATLVSTTTGLGSDQPVLVLLAASAAGAAFALVLRVIIGLGDPTRATRVAVARTLLEPGPGVVESAAAAWRADGSSTWLGQVLAGAARFRAARETLLAQAQQSDRTEAERLRQIVEQADQVAAELARAVRSRACTGLPAAARREPAQAVVARGGRQDLPDAVQGINQGLDRIRAAVVRRVETPLPPSAPGARRERFLGAVRAHLSFRSSLFRHSLRCTLAVAFGMVIVLLLRDPSASSLLLALYVVLQPAARDSMTGALERTGGAVLGVTGLAVLITLLPGAFLLVPLVIGGMLLNMTRLRADYQALLGCLIVVTVVDQAMRLERPLVNVGISFAANTAVGAAIALIVGYISYLVLPSSILPDVRGAVRSTVWSVSELLRSVRAAGQGVDLPAALQAANVLALRRTQDLLGMPALLDGTGEETDDDRATRAAAIALDALRQDVATLAFRPEAEQAVAVPALRAVDDLLGGKPTAKIPDVPEGSAPATELLASSLVENALHARQAIDRTFGYDNPWKSYTIAFVRPERLHIR comes from the coding sequence GTGGCTAAATCGGTGTGGACACGAGTGCGGGGACGACTGACCACCGAAGCAGGGGCACCAGACCCCCGGCAGCGCCAATACGCCCTGCTGGTGCTCGCCGCCGTGGTGGTCGGCACCGCCATCGGCTGGAGCTTCGAGCTGCAAACCCCGGCCCTGATCGCCGGCCTTACCGCGGTGCTCGCGCTGATCGCCACCGGCGGTCAGTCGCTGCGCTCCGACCTGCACCGGTTCGCCTGGTTCACCCCGGCGCTGGTGCTCGCGATGACCGTCGGCCCGCTGTTGATGAACACCCCGGTGCTGGCCGGGCTCGCGGTGGCGGTCGTGGTCTTCGGCAGCGGCATGCTGCCCACGCTCGGCGAGCACTACCGCATCGGCGGCCAGACCTTCGCCGCCGCGACGCTGGTGTCCACCACCACCGGGCTCGGCTCCGACCAGCCGGTGCTGGTGCTGCTGGCCGCATCCGCCGCCGGAGCGGCATTCGCGCTGGTCCTCCGGGTGATCATCGGCCTCGGCGATCCGACCCGGGCGACTCGCGTGGCGGTCGCCCGGACGCTGCTCGAACCCGGCCCGGGCGTGGTCGAATCCGCCGCAGCGGCATGGCGTGCCGACGGTTCGAGCACCTGGCTCGGTCAGGTGCTGGCGGGCGCGGCCCGGTTCCGCGCGGCGCGGGAAACCCTGCTCGCGCAGGCCCAGCAGAGCGATCGGACCGAAGCCGAACGGCTCCGGCAGATCGTCGAGCAAGCCGATCAGGTCGCCGCCGAACTCGCCCGGGCGGTGCGCTCCCGCGCCTGCACCGGACTGCCCGCGGCGGCCCGCCGCGAGCCGGCCCAGGCCGTGGTGGCGCGCGGCGGACGGCAGGACCTGCCGGATGCGGTGCAGGGCATCAACCAGGGGCTGGACCGGATCCGGGCCGCGGTGGTGCGACGCGTCGAGACCCCGCTGCCGCCGTCGGCTCCCGGTGCGCGACGGGAACGATTCCTCGGTGCGGTGCGCGCGCACCTCTCGTTCCGCTCGTCGCTGTTCCGGCACTCGCTGCGCTGCACGCTCGCGGTCGCCTTCGGCATGGTGATCGTCCTGCTGCTGCGCGACCCTTCGGCGTCCAGCCTGCTGCTCGCGCTTTACGTGGTGCTGCAACCCGCCGCTCGCGACAGCATGACGGGCGCGTTGGAGCGCACCGGTGGCGCGGTGCTGGGCGTGACCGGGCTGGCGGTGCTGATCACCCTGCTGCCGGGCGCTTTCTTGCTGGTGCCGCTGGTGATCGGCGGGATGCTGCTGAACATGACGCGGCTGCGCGCCGACTACCAGGCGCTGCTGGGCTGCCTGATCGTGGTGACCGTCGTTGATCAGGCGATGCGGCTGGAACGGCCGCTGGTGAACGTGGGCATCAGCTTCGCCGCGAACACCGCGGTCGGCGCGGCGATCGCGCTCATCGTCGGCTACATCAGCTATCTGGTGTTGCCGAGCAGCATCCTGCCGGACGTGCGCGGTGCGGTGCGGTCCACGGTGTGGTCGGTGTCCGAACTGCTGCGCAGTGTGCGAGCCGCCGGCCAGGGCGTCGATCTGCCTGCGGCATTGCAGGCGGCGAACGTGCTCGCGTTGCGGCGCACGCAAGATCTGCTGGGCATGCCTGCGCTGCTCGACGGGACCGGTGAGGAGACCGACGACGACCGCGCGACGCGGGCGGCGGCGATCGCGCTCGACGCGCTGCGGCAGGACGTCGCAACGCTCGCCTTCCGGCCGGAGGCCGAGCAGGCGGTCGCGGTTCCGGCGCTGCGCGCGGTGGACGACCTGTTGGGCGGCAAACCGACGGCGAAGATCCCGGACGTGCCGGAGGGCAGCGCTCCGGCGACGGAGCTACTGGCGAGCTCGCTGGTGGAGAACGCCCTGCACGCGCGCCAGGCGATCGACCGGACCTTCGGCTACGACAACCCGTGGAAGAGCTACACGATCGCCTTCGTCCGCCCGGAGCGCCTCCACATTCGCTGA
- the thiO gene encoding glycine oxidase ThiO, producing the protein MSEAREKHVVVVGGGVIGMSVAWRAAAAGHRVRLVDAEPASGASYVAGGMLAPVAEAWPGEEELLELGSESLRQWPAFADELGRASGLPSGLRGAGTLVVGVDSADRTELDNLADYLARLGRAVTRLSGREVRRLEPSLGPAVRGGLEVPGDLAVDNRQALIALRAAATAVGVDFVAAHAKRVRPGAVELENSTVDCDVAVIAAGVNSGALHPVLQDRIRPVKGEILRLRARATALPPPNRTIRGPVRGRQTYLVPRDDGGLVLGATQYEVGFDTEVTVGGVRDLIADAERLMPGLAEYQLVEAAAGLRPSTDDNLPALGWLEPGVLAATGHHRGGFLLAPVTVEAVLALLRGEEPAAEVKAADPSRWGEQQCSS; encoded by the coding sequence TTGTCTGAAGCACGAGAAAAGCACGTCGTCGTAGTGGGCGGCGGCGTCATCGGTATGTCCGTCGCCTGGCGTGCGGCCGCCGCCGGGCATCGCGTCCGACTCGTCGACGCCGAACCGGCATCCGGGGCGTCCTACGTGGCCGGCGGGATGCTGGCGCCCGTTGCCGAGGCATGGCCCGGCGAAGAAGAGCTGCTGGAACTGGGTTCGGAGTCGCTGCGGCAGTGGCCGGCGTTCGCCGACGAACTCGGTCGAGCGTCCGGATTGCCGTCCGGCCTGCGCGGTGCGGGAACCCTGGTCGTCGGTGTGGACAGCGCCGACCGGACCGAGCTGGACAACCTGGCCGACTACCTCGCCCGGCTCGGCCGCGCCGTTACCCGGCTGTCCGGCCGGGAGGTGCGGCGGCTCGAACCGTCGCTGGGTCCGGCGGTCCGTGGCGGGCTCGAAGTGCCGGGCGATCTCGCGGTCGACAACCGCCAGGCACTGATTGCGCTGCGCGCGGCTGCCACCGCAGTGGGTGTCGATTTCGTCGCCGCGCACGCGAAACGGGTCCGCCCCGGCGCGGTGGAGCTCGAGAACTCCACTGTGGACTGTGATGTCGCGGTGATCGCGGCGGGCGTGAACTCGGGTGCCCTGCATCCCGTGCTGCAAGACCGGATTCGCCCCGTGAAAGGCGAAATCCTCCGCCTGCGCGCGAGAGCCACGGCGCTGCCGCCGCCGAACCGCACGATCCGTGGCCCGGTGCGTGGCCGCCAGACCTACCTCGTACCGCGCGATGACGGCGGCCTGGTGCTCGGCGCCACCCAATACGAGGTCGGGTTCGATACCGAGGTCACCGTGGGCGGGGTGCGCGATCTGATCGCAGACGCCGAGCGGCTGATGCCGGGCCTCGCCGAATACCAGTTGGTCGAGGCCGCGGCCGGGTTGCGCCCGAGCACCGACGACAACCTGCCGGCGCTCGGCTGGCTGGAACCCGGCGTGCTGGCGGCGACCGGGCACCACCGCGGCGGCTTCCTGCTCGCCCCGGTAACCGTCGAAGCGGTGCTGGCGTTGCTGCGTGGCGAGGAGCCCGCCGCAGAGGTCAAGGCCGCCGATCCGAGCAGATGGGGTGAACAGCAGTGCTCATCGTGA
- the thiG gene encoding thiazole synthase (functions in thiamine (vitamin B1) biosynthesis; in Bacillus subtilis this enzyme catalyzes the formation of thiazole from dehydroxyglycine and 1-deoxy-D-xylulose-5-phosphate and ThiS-thiocarboxylate), with translation MDDPLVIAGREFGSRLITGTGGATNLAVLERALIASGTELTTVAMRRADAGGGTGVLDLLRKLGIEALPNTAGCRTAAEAVLTAQLAREALETNWVKLEVVADEDTLLPDPVELLDAAEQLVDQGFVVLAYTNDDPVLALKLEEIGCAAVMPLGSPIGTGLGIRNPHNIEMIVSRASVPIVLDAGIGTASDAALAMELGCSAVLLATAVTRAQDPERMAAAMRAAVEGGRLAALAGRIPQRFWAQASSPGRPLE, from the coding sequence ATGGACGACCCGTTGGTGATCGCTGGTCGCGAGTTCGGTTCGCGATTGATCACCGGGACCGGAGGGGCGACGAACCTCGCGGTCCTGGAGCGAGCGCTGATCGCGTCCGGAACCGAGCTGACGACCGTGGCGATGCGCCGCGCCGACGCCGGCGGGGGCACCGGAGTGCTCGACCTGCTGCGCAAGCTCGGCATCGAGGCGCTGCCCAACACGGCGGGCTGCCGAACGGCGGCCGAGGCCGTGCTGACCGCGCAGCTCGCGCGCGAGGCGTTGGAGACGAACTGGGTCAAGCTGGAGGTCGTCGCCGACGAGGACACCCTGCTGCCCGACCCGGTGGAGCTGCTCGACGCCGCGGAACAGCTGGTCGACCAGGGTTTTGTGGTGCTGGCCTACACTAACGACGACCCGGTGCTGGCGCTGAAGCTGGAGGAGATCGGCTGCGCCGCGGTGATGCCGCTGGGTTCGCCGATCGGCACCGGTCTGGGCATCCGGAACCCGCACAATATCGAGATGATCGTCTCGCGCGCATCGGTGCCGATCGTGCTGGACGCGGGCATCGGCACGGCCTCGGACGCGGCGCTGGCGATGGAACTCGGCTGCTCGGCGGTCCTGCTGGCGACGGCGGTCACTCGGGCCCAGGACCCGGAGCGCATGGCGGCGGCGATGCGGGCGGCGGTCGAGGGGGGCCGCCTGGCGGCCCTGGCGGGTCGAATCCCCCAGCGCTTCTGGGCCCAAGCCTCCAGCCCCGGCCGTCCCTTGGAGTGA
- a CDS encoding S1 family peptidase produces the protein MKRRLAARIAGTVALATVTVAALTMPAIATEPTPPPAPAAVTLLDAMQRDFGLTRDQARQRLDRESDAIRADHALRGSLAGTYGGSRYYPALGKLVVGVTDQARFDEVRVAGAEPKLVTYTMEQLNGVVDSLNEHSPTAPGEVSGWYVSGGENAVVVTTEPGTRDRAAQFVRTSGALTEAVRVVESAENPRTYADVIGGNAVHMSSGSRCSIGFSVEGGFVTAGHCGSTGDSTSRPAGRYAGSSFPGNDYSWVRVDSGETPRPLVNRYNGSTVGVAGSTESAEGVSICRSGSTTGWHCGSVEAKNQTVRYSQGTVSGLTRTSVCAEPGDSGGPYLSGDQAQGVTSGGSGDCTSGGTTYFQPVNEILQAYSLTLLTQ, from the coding sequence ATGAAGCGCAGACTCGCGGCCCGGATAGCCGGGACCGTGGCGTTGGCGACGGTAACGGTGGCCGCGTTGACCATGCCGGCGATCGCCACCGAACCCACGCCGCCGCCCGCGCCCGCGGCGGTGACCCTGCTTGACGCGATGCAGCGCGACTTCGGCTTGACCCGGGACCAGGCCCGCCAGCGGCTCGACCGGGAATCCGACGCCATCCGCGCGGACCATGCGCTGCGCGGTTCGCTAGCGGGTACCTACGGCGGTTCCCGTTATTATCCGGCGCTCGGCAAGCTCGTCGTCGGCGTGACCGACCAGGCCCGATTCGACGAGGTGCGCGTGGCCGGTGCCGAGCCCAAGCTCGTCACCTACACCATGGAGCAGCTCAACGGGGTCGTCGACAGCCTCAACGAGCACAGCCCGACGGCCCCAGGAGAGGTCTCCGGCTGGTACGTCAGCGGCGGCGAGAACGCGGTCGTCGTCACCACCGAGCCGGGCACCCGGGACCGGGCGGCGCAGTTCGTGCGGACTTCCGGTGCCCTCACCGAAGCGGTTCGGGTCGTCGAGTCGGCGGAGAACCCGCGCACCTACGCCGACGTCATCGGCGGCAACGCCGTCCACATGAGCAGTGGGTCCCGCTGTTCGATCGGGTTCTCGGTGGAAGGCGGCTTCGTGACCGCCGGGCACTGCGGCAGCACCGGCGACAGCACATCGCGGCCCGCCGGCCGGTACGCGGGCTCGTCCTTCCCGGGCAACGACTACAGCTGGGTCCGGGTCGACTCCGGCGAGACCCCACGGCCGCTGGTCAACCGTTATAACGGCAGTACCGTCGGCGTCGCCGGTTCCACCGAGTCCGCCGAGGGCGTCTCGATCTGCCGCTCCGGCTCGACCACGGGCTGGCACTGCGGTTCGGTGGAGGCCAAGAACCAGACCGTGCGGTACTCGCAGGGCACCGTGAGCGGCTTGACCCGCACCAGCGTGTGCGCCGAGCCCGGCGACTCGGGCGGGCCCTATCTCTCCGGGGACCAAGCCCAGGGGGTGACCTCCGGTGGCTCCGGCGACTGCACCTCCGGCGGCACGACCTACTTCCAGCCGGTGAACGAAATCCTGCAGGCCTACAGCCTGACTCTGCTCACCCAGTAA
- a CDS encoding SIS domain-containing protein — MTEAAATPGRNMTDEIAQQPAVFADLLAGRDVIGEVAAHIAKRRPRFALLAARGSSDHAALYAKYLIEVLLGLPAGLASPSTTTLYGAQPDLTDVLLVSVSQSGGSPDLLEVTESGRKGGALTVAVTNTADSPLNAAAELSVDIRAGRERAVAATKTYSATLLALYLLIDAVRGGTGANAQPIPDLAASTLEAGQGAVDDAVRRYRFAERMVTTGRGYSLATAAEAALKLAETSYLSARPFSGADLLHGPVAAVDAETAVLALCSNGRGGDAMREVLDVVHDRGADVCAIGSAASDVRASHRIPVPDCAEELAPVLEVLPVQRLALGLALARGFDPDNPRGLRKVTRTR; from the coding sequence ATGACCGAGGCCGCCGCCACTCCGGGCCGGAACATGACCGACGAGATCGCCCAGCAACCGGCCGTGTTCGCCGATCTGCTCGCGGGTCGCGATGTGATCGGCGAGGTCGCCGCGCACATCGCGAAACGCCGACCACGCTTCGCGCTGCTGGCCGCCCGCGGCTCCAGCGACCACGCGGCGCTCTACGCGAAGTATCTGATCGAGGTCTTGCTCGGACTGCCCGCCGGGCTGGCGTCGCCGTCGACGACCACGCTCTACGGCGCGCAACCGGACCTGACCGACGTGCTGCTGGTGTCGGTCAGCCAGAGCGGCGGCTCCCCGGACCTGCTGGAGGTCACCGAGTCCGGCCGCAAGGGGGGCGCGCTGACCGTCGCGGTCACCAACACCGCGGACTCGCCGCTGAACGCCGCCGCCGAGTTGTCGGTGGACATCCGCGCGGGCCGCGAACGGGCGGTGGCCGCAACCAAGACCTACAGCGCGACGCTGTTGGCTCTGTACCTGCTGATCGACGCGGTCCGGGGCGGCACCGGTGCAAACGCCCAGCCGATCCCCGACCTGGCGGCCAGCACCCTGGAGGCGGGCCAGGGCGCGGTGGATGACGCGGTCCGCCGTTACCGCTTCGCGGAGCGGATGGTCACCACCGGCCGCGGCTATTCGCTGGCCACGGCGGCGGAAGCGGCGCTGAAGCTCGCCGAGACCAGCTACCTTTCGGCCCGCCCCTTCAGCGGCGCGGACCTGCTGCACGGACCGGTCGCGGCGGTCGACGCGGAGACCGCGGTGCTCGCGTTGTGCAGCAACGGGCGCGGTGGCGATGCGATGCGCGAAGTGCTCGACGTGGTGCACGACCGCGGCGCCGATGTCTGCGCCATCGGCTCGGCCGCCTCCGACGTGCGCGCCTCGCACCGCATTCCGGTACCGGACTGCGCCGAAGAACTGGCGCCGGTGCTGGAGGTCCTGCCGGTCCAGCGACTGGCCCTCGGCCTGGCACTGGCCCGGGGCTTCGACCCGGACAACCCGCGCGGGCTGCGGAAGGTCACCCGCACCCGGTGA
- a CDS encoding N-acetylglucosamine kinase, translating into MHCDEAALVLGLDIGGTSSRALVSDLSGRVLGSGEAAGGNPNSHPADEAVRQIAKAACAALRDIDPAAVRNCVVGMAGVSKMADPEFSELFDREWSRLGLHCPKHPISDCEVAFAAGTSAPGGTVLIAGTGAIAARIEQHRIAVIVGGHGWLLGDEGSAFWLGREAVRAALRALDRGEPLHGLTAAVRDRLLPNAPDAQRKQLISAVNAAPPIHLAELAPLVTSVGDETAEDIIRRAARVLADTVAATRSPADTSPIVLAGGLLARGNPVGEALRAELADRGYGKPRVAGSGAAGAAWLAALDLTADPTALHNRLLG; encoded by the coding sequence ATGCACTGCGACGAAGCGGCGCTCGTACTCGGTCTGGACATCGGCGGCACCAGCAGCAGGGCCCTAGTCAGCGACCTGTCCGGGCGAGTGCTGGGCAGCGGCGAAGCGGCCGGGGGAAACCCGAATTCGCACCCGGCCGACGAAGCGGTGCGGCAGATCGCCAAAGCCGCGTGCGCCGCGCTGCGCGACATCGACCCGGCTGCGGTGCGCAACTGCGTGGTCGGCATGGCCGGGGTCAGCAAGATGGCCGACCCGGAGTTCAGCGAGTTGTTCGACCGCGAGTGGTCGCGGTTGGGCCTGCACTGTCCGAAGCACCCGATCAGCGACTGCGAGGTGGCCTTCGCAGCCGGGACCTCGGCCCCCGGCGGGACGGTGCTGATCGCGGGGACCGGGGCCATTGCGGCCCGCATCGAACAGCATCGGATCGCCGTGATCGTCGGCGGCCACGGCTGGTTGCTCGGCGACGAGGGCTCGGCGTTCTGGCTGGGCCGCGAAGCGGTCCGAGCCGCGCTCCGAGCGCTCGACCGCGGCGAGCCGCTGCACGGCCTCACCGCGGCGGTGCGCGATCGGCTCCTGCCGAACGCACCGGACGCTCAACGCAAGCAGTTGATCAGCGCCGTGAACGCGGCCCCGCCGATCCACCTCGCCGAGCTCGCACCGCTGGTCACGTCGGTCGGCGACGAAACGGCCGAGGACATCATCCGGCGCGCGGCGCGGGTGCTCGCCGACACGGTGGCCGCCACCCGCTCCCCCGCCGACACCAGCCCGATCGTGCTCGCCGGCGGGCTCCTCGCCCGGGGCAACCCGGTCGGCGAAGCGCTGCGCGCCGAGCTGGCGGACCGGGGCTATGGAAAGCCGCGGGTCGCCGGCTCCGGGGCGGCCGGAGCCGCCTGGTTGGCGGCCCTGGATCTCACCGCCGATCCGACGGCCCTGCACAACCGCCTGCTCGGCTAG
- the dapA gene encoding 4-hydroxy-tetrahydrodipicolinate synthase, with protein sequence MSLGSVITAIVTPFDDELRVDEAAFLSLFRHLIDHGSDGIVVCGTTGEAPTLTDEEHLRLIELACSQRPAGATVIASTGSNDTAHACEMTQRATELGADAVLSVTPYYNRPNRRGLVRHFTEIARATDKPVVLYNVPSRIGLSLPNDLLAELAQVEHIDYVKQADNAALAQIDGLGLYAGNDDGFAAALDLGGVGGILVASHLVGPQMRRMVEEPERRAEIDASLKPLYAALSVTTNPIPVKAALNLVGIRVGGLRLPLVEADEAELDVIRRALQELKSL encoded by the coding sequence ATGTCTCTCGGCAGCGTGATCACCGCGATAGTCACCCCGTTCGACGACGAACTACGCGTCGACGAAGCAGCCTTCCTGTCGTTGTTCCGCCACCTGATCGACCATGGCTCGGACGGCATCGTGGTCTGCGGGACGACCGGCGAGGCGCCCACGCTCACCGACGAGGAACACCTGCGGCTGATCGAGCTCGCCTGCTCGCAACGTCCGGCGGGTGCCACGGTGATCGCGTCGACCGGATCGAACGACACCGCGCACGCTTGCGAGATGACTCAGCGGGCGACCGAACTCGGCGCCGACGCGGTGCTCTCGGTGACGCCCTACTACAACCGCCCCAACCGGCGCGGTCTCGTCCGGCACTTCACCGAGATCGCCCGGGCCACGGACAAGCCGGTGGTGCTCTACAACGTGCCGTCCCGGATCGGTCTGTCGCTGCCCAACGACCTGCTCGCCGAGCTCGCCCAGGTCGAGCACATCGACTACGTCAAGCAGGCGGACAACGCCGCGCTCGCCCAGATCGACGGTCTCGGCCTCTACGCGGGCAACGATGACGGTTTCGCGGCGGCCCTCGACCTTGGCGGAGTCGGCGGCATCCTGGTGGCCAGCCACCTGGTGGGACCCCAGATGCGGCGGATGGTCGAGGAGCCGGAGCGCCGCGCCGAGATCGACGCCTCGCTCAAGCCGCTCTACGCCGCGCTGTCGGTGACCACCAACCCGATCCCGGTCAAGGCGGCGCTCAACCTGGTCGGCATCCGGGTCGGTGGCCTCCGGCTGCCGCTGGTCGAGGCGGACGAGGCGGAGCTGGACGTGATCCGCCGGGCCCTGCAGGAGCTGAAGAGCCTGTGA
- the thiS gene encoding sulfur carrier protein ThiS, with protein sequence MLIVINGEARQVAADATLAAVLQEFGVPERGVAVALDGAVVPRVLWPDTGLRPDATIEVLTAVQGG encoded by the coding sequence GTGCTCATCGTGATCAACGGAGAAGCCCGGCAAGTTGCCGCCGACGCCACGCTCGCGGCGGTGCTCCAGGAATTCGGGGTGCCCGAGCGGGGCGTGGCCGTGGCGCTGGACGGCGCAGTGGTGCCGCGCGTCCTGTGGCCGGACACCGGATTGCGCCCCGATGCCACGATCGAGGTCCTCACCGCAGTGCAAGGAGGGTGA
- the thiE gene encoding thiamine phosphate synthase, whose translation MPGLDGFGIRARLDEARLYLCTDARTERGDLAEFADAALDGGVDIIQLRDKKPGGAPLEARYELAALEVLAEACLRHGALLAVNDRADVAMAAEADILHLGQDDLPVEIARRIVGEHIAIGRSTHDVVQADAAAIEAGVDYFCTGPVWTTPTKPGRPAAGLDLVEHAAEHRGHGRPWFAIGGIGPDNLDKAIEAGAQRVVVVRAITEAEDPRAAARDLRDRLP comes from the coding sequence ATGCCTGGATTGGACGGCTTCGGCATCCGCGCTCGCCTCGACGAGGCGCGGCTGTACCTGTGCACCGACGCACGCACCGAGCGTGGCGACCTCGCGGAGTTCGCGGACGCGGCACTGGACGGCGGGGTCGACATCATCCAGCTGCGGGACAAGAAACCGGGCGGCGCTCCGCTGGAGGCCCGCTATGAGTTGGCTGCGCTGGAGGTGCTGGCCGAGGCATGTCTGCGGCACGGTGCACTGCTCGCGGTGAACGACCGCGCGGACGTGGCGATGGCCGCCGAGGCCGACATCCTGCACCTCGGGCAGGATGACCTGCCGGTGGAGATCGCCCGGCGCATCGTCGGCGAGCACATCGCGATCGGCCGGTCCACGCACGACGTCGTGCAGGCCGACGCCGCGGCAATCGAGGCCGGCGTGGACTACTTCTGCACCGGCCCGGTATGGACGACGCCGACCAAGCCGGGCCGCCCGGCCGCCGGGCTCGACCTGGTGGAACACGCAGCGGAGCACCGGGGGCACGGTCGGCCGTGGTTCGCGATCGGCGGCATCGGCCCGGACAACCTCGACAAGGCCATCGAGGCCGGGGCGCAGCGAGTCGTCGTGGTCCGCGCGATCACCGAAGCCGAAGATCCCCGCGCGGCGGCCCGCGACCTCCGCGACCGCCTACCGTGA
- a CDS encoding amidohydrolase family protein, with amino-acid sequence MTVDTHHHLWDLDVRDQPWIVGVEMEPLRRDFRPADLQAALKGSAVDATVLVQTVADPDETPEMLVLADTVDRVVAVVGWIDLTARDARERIGRLQTHPSGGWLKGIRHQAEDEPDPDWLIRPDVLNGLAAVEDAGLVYELLVRPHQLPAAIKAVGQFPQLTFVLDHCGKPAVATGELEPWASRVRTLAAFPNVVCKLSGLVTEDDWARQPDPVRLLPYVDVVVEAFGPKRLMFGSDWPVCTLAAEYGQVMDLARQLTAGLDDQQRTAVFDATARAVYDI; translated from the coding sequence ATGACCGTCGACACCCACCACCACCTGTGGGATCTCGACGTCCGCGACCAACCGTGGATCGTCGGCGTCGAGATGGAACCGCTGCGCCGCGACTTCCGGCCCGCCGACCTGCAGGCCGCGCTGAAGGGGTCCGCGGTGGACGCCACGGTGTTGGTGCAGACCGTCGCCGATCCGGACGAGACACCCGAGATGCTGGTGCTGGCTGACACCGTGGACCGCGTCGTGGCGGTAGTCGGCTGGATCGACCTGACCGCGCGCGACGCCCGCGAGCGGATCGGCCGCTTGCAGACCCACCCGTCCGGCGGCTGGTTGAAGGGCATCCGGCACCAGGCCGAGGACGAGCCGGACCCGGACTGGTTGATCCGTCCGGACGTGCTCAACGGCCTGGCCGCGGTCGAGGACGCCGGCCTGGTCTACGAACTGCTGGTCCGGCCGCACCAGCTGCCCGCCGCGATCAAGGCGGTCGGCCAGTTCCCGCAGTTGACCTTCGTGCTCGACCACTGCGGGAAACCGGCGGTGGCCACCGGCGAGCTGGAGCCGTGGGCGAGCCGGGTCCGGACACTGGCCGCTTTCCCGAACGTGGTGTGCAAATTGTCGGGATTGGTCACCGAGGACGACTGGGCCCGGCAACCTGATCCGGTGAGGCTCTTGCCCTACGTGGACGTGGTGGTGGAGGCGTTCGGACCGAAGCGGCTGATGTTCGGCTCGGACTGGCCGGTGTGCACGCTCGCCGCCGAGTACGGGCAGGTCATGGACCTGGCCCGGCAGCTCACCGCGGGACTCGACGACCAACAGCGGACGGCGGTGTTCGACGCCACGGCGCGGGCGGTGTACGACATTTAG